DNA from Branchiostoma lanceolatum isolate klBraLanc5 chromosome 6, klBraLanc5.hap2, whole genome shotgun sequence:
TTATAACAAATATTCTTTATGGGGTTAATTTGGTGGCAAAATGCATAATAACTTAAGCAAATACTTTTCAACCCTCCTTTCTGTTATTAGTGGACTATTCTAGAGAAGATACCATAATACTTAATTTTAAGGGTAGTATCAGAATGACAAACAATGTCTTACATACAAGCAATACGCTAAAAGTGAGATTGAAATCTGTACATACTTTAAACAAATTAATATAAGACAGTTGTAAATACTTCTATGCATATATTCATTATAGATTTATAATAGATTCAATTGAGACAAACCTCTTTTGATAGCTATTCCCCGCCAATGTCGGACTTTAGCTCTTCCAGTTGGATTTCATTACGACAGCATCCAATGTTCTAGATGCAATAATTTGTACAACACATTATAACATTTTCACACCACTATTGTGAAATATGTCCACCTTAAACTACTCAAATATATGTCTTCAGTGGTATTTTATTCATAAAAACGCCGTTATTATAATAcatgaaaatatgcaattgtttttctatcttttcggtagcgtttgcaTGCGCACGGAAGGCTCGctccaaaaattatgctaatcactCTTGACGTAAAATCATCCGATGTTTTCTCGcgcgctgattggtcagattcTCGTGGTCTGTGggctggtattttcaacactCGGACAGAACATGGCGGCGGAGCAACAGTGGACGGGTGCGGACCCGGGTTTCCCGGACTTACCGCCCGACTTTAGCGGCAACAGCGGCTTCGAGGATGGCCTACTGGACGACATCGATGGTGAGCAACATTTTGCTGAAAACTAAATGTGTATTCCTTCGTTTTGTAGTCTAAAATAACCGGTAGAAGTGACGATAGTGGGTGGGCGATTTCGTCCCTTGGCAGACGACGCTAGTCGATTTCATTTGATCTGACTTGAGTTTTTACTCCTATTTCAATAATATAtatgtttttgaaatgtttatgaaAATTTCTATTATGAAATGTGTTTTATTGATCTACAGAGGATATGCTTAATACAATTGTTCGCGTTTGTATTTTTGATTGAGTCGCAAATGGTGGTATTGAAAGCTATAGTCCAGATTCCTAAACGCGCCAGTCCTTCTAAAAATTgctgaaaaagttgtttttaatTATCTTTAAGTTGTATTGTTTAGACTTTATGATATTATAAGCTGTCTGTGTGCATTTTCTCATAGTGTTTTTAAGAAAGGGTTTGTTGAGGTCGATCAATTTTTATAAACCTGTACATGTGCATTCGATGctaaaaagcaaggaggttagataaGAATCCACACTTTTCTTTCGGCTCTGTGTGGTAAATTCTCtcgttttaatcatcaaaacttcCAAATTTTGATCATAAATACTTAACAGAAAGAGTGAAAGTTGTTTTCCATAATTCCACTATTTGGCAGCACTTTCCCCTCTTGTTTTGACTCCACAATTTCCATAAAAACACAAGCATTTTTGAGAACTGGTGACTTCCATATTTGGAGTGATGATCTAATCAGGAAACATCAGGCTACCCCGTCTCGACCAATCAGCGCCTAGAGTCACCCTCCTGACTCCGTTTCCACCAATCAGAGCGTAGATTTCCCCTAATGTGATTAAGAATGACCCCGCCCTGACCTCTTCCCATGTTTTCCCCCTCCTTGTGAGATGTTTACATCAGTGATCAGACCATGTGGGTCCACCAATAGGCAGTAAGGCTCGCTCTAGAGGGAAATCAGCTGTTTTTTGGAGGGAATGAAGCCCAGATGCAGAAAGCTGGGGTGTGGAGGGAACATGGTCGagaaggtctcatttatgtattactccgagtgggtaccctaaaagagtccgttgccaaaaaaaatgaacggctgcatgtacgtgtgtctatatcggtgtaaaaatcgcctatagctaggccagctgatatcaagcgtcaaactgatgaaagcttgtttgtaacggaagaaattaacaggtaaagttcggcagccgcgcgcgaggtcggacgtccacagccggacattggcggtaattcggtcgatcactttcagctggaaagtgcctatttagggggtctagctaagtgccgcttttaattgccataaaaaggtcttgtatgccaactggtagttggcaattttttcaaatgatctagggtagatgagctcaacagagaatgaatgacatcggtgcatttcctatagcttcattacgaacgcgcccatgtaaaacacgttttataacatgtaagcctatggggcggaaaaactcatgaatgagaccttaaataaaaatgaaaaatattcataaaaaatcaacgattagcgctggcgcgtaaatttcaaaacgatcgataacccggcgtcaccccgcattttctgaccgcaagttgccatggcaacggactagtctacatttctgaggggcgtttttattgtttttttcattgtattatgctttgctagaagtagaagccatttgaaagaagactaaagtttcagatcgtaaatacacgaaatagagcatccttctgttccttctgttgcgttttgtgttggaaaattaggtgtcaacaggcacaacgacgcacgtacctcagtaaactgcagctaacgcgtacgcaagctggcatattgcaatacacttccagacgtaaagctccgtgtcaagtaaaaggctatgttatacactttggctgacggcgacaccccccccccccccttcccccatgccttattcgtgtatcttgccttaatcgtgtatcttaggacgattccgacggccgtctttgtgtctgtacccagattccatcctcgttctttcagagtctacccagccaggctgcgcacaaagcagcactttgagtcgttgtctagtcctgtacgcctcgatcgcatatcagccaagctcaaaaacacgcttgctggccagcattggcgtaatttgaagcccagaatcactaaaagccgcacaatctgttctctcctgaaccgcgtccgctagggggcgcttcatgtttttcacaggtgtcaaaggccaatgcgtcgacgtaggacacccgaactttcaaggatgatggagaagatagttttcttccgttttaatcatcattgacttaatacattatacttaaggtctcatttatgtattactccgagtgggtaccctaaaagagtccgttgccaaaaaaaatgaacggctgcatgtacgtgtgtctatatcggtgtaaaaatcgcctatagctaggccagctgatatcaagcgtcaaactgatgaaagcttgtttgtaacggaagaaattaacaggtaaagttcggcagccgcgcgcgaggtcggacgtccacagccggacattggcggtaattcggtcgatcactttcagctggaaagtgcctatttagggggtctagctaagtgccgcttttaattgccataaaaaggtcttgtatgccaactggtagttggcaattttttcaaatgatctagggtagatgagctcaacagagaatgaatgacatcggtgcatttcctatagcttcattacgaacgcgcccatgtaaaacacgttttataacatgtaagcctatggggcggaaaaactcatgaatgagaccagaAGGGGCTGTACTAATCgcctccatggagccagctccatggagctagctccatggaggcgaTTAGTACAGCCCTGCGGCAAATTTTTTTCCAactccatggagccagctctaCGCACTATGAATGCATTTATATGGTTCATGTCACcatcaagaaaaatacatatgcatggttcacgtcaccttgaagaaaaaaaatcaagcttcaTAGTGCTGGCTCtagcacaatgaatgcagacacatggttcacgtcaccctaAAGAGAATTTGCATAGTGGTACATTTTAGCTccatagagctagctccatggagctaaaAGTACAACCCCACGGCAGCTTTTCAGCTTCGTAGAGCTGGCTCTTTTTCCAGCTTTGTAGagctggctctacgcactttgATTGCATACTCATGGTTTGCGTCACCccccatttttttttaatactccaCCATGGAGTATTGCCAGTGATAGCTCTGGTTAATGTTAAATAAGCTTTATAGAGCTGGCTCCACGCACAGtgaatgcagactcatggttcacgtcaccctcaagaaagtttgtatcccttttagctccatagagctagctccatggagctattgatACAACCCTTCGGCATTTTTCCAGCACCGTAGAGCTGGCTCTACGCAAaatgaatgcagactcatggttaacgtcacactcaagaaaaaaaatatactcCGCATGTATATACGTTCTGGTTAACGATAGCGGGCCTCATAGAGCTgcctccacgcacaatgaatgcagactcatggttTTCGTCACTCTCAAGAAAATTTGTAtatatggttcacgtcacctttacaaaaatagaaattactcctccatggagggATTTTACATAACGtaacttggcggctccacgcacaatgaatgcaatacatggttcacgtcacctttcGAAAATAGAGATTACTCCTCCAAGGCGGGCTTTACAGAACGATAAATATAACTTGGCGGCTCCTCGCACAAttaatgcaatacatggttcacgtcaccttgacaaAAATCACTCCCCCATGGAGGGCTTTACCGAACGATAAACATAACTTGGCGGCTCCATtcacaatgaatgcaatacatggttcacgtctCCTTAGTCCATAATCCATATAGCCTATGAAGGAACTCCCTAGAGCTCTTCTGCGACCCTTCCTTGGAGGTCAGTGCTCGTAGAGTCCTGCTGCAGTCCCGTTAGAGACTACAGAAGACTAAGAAGGGACTACCGTGGCTGGTGTCACCATTTTTATGCGGTGGTCATGGTGTTCGTAAGACCTTGGCGACCAGAACAAATACGTGTaggaaaatgtattcatttgtttatacactgaatatttatttctttggttgtgCCTTGGTAGAAGGAAGGTAGATTGAGCATTCGTGTCACCGCACGTTTGGTCGACGGGAGACTAAAGTTGCTGAAATCAAAGGGACAAGAGGATAGACCTGCACGAACATCCCTGTCGTGAACGTGCAAAAGAAagggttgtgttgtgttgcattgTATCCAGGgctattgtattgcattgtaacggagcctgcaagtgaaaccctggcgtagttagtctggtagagactacccgcCGGGCCGGAAATACAGTCCTGTAACTAATTACAGTTGCTAACCCCCTGGTGAATGAGGATTGCCCGTTACTCTGCAAACAAGTCAAATTTATGGTTGGCGTCACGAAATCAGCTATTAGTAATCATTTCAGACTAAAGCACTAGTATATAAACCACAGATGTAGAATATCTCCACagtagtagcctctaccaggctccgtcctatcgttgggaaaatagtagaaatcagccgaggtactccgctatacagggtaggtccatTTCGATGTGAGACACGCCCACGATACTCTCTGCCAGTGAAAAATGTGTCACCcggctgttgctatggtaacggcCCCCGAAAGTCTCTACTGGATgtaataatgtaaacaaaatgcaGCCGTGCATACACGGGACCGCCGCGCGAGTTCATTGTTCTTATTTGGAGGCGCGGAAGGCGGTTAGATCAGAGGCATTTGTCGGCTCCttgcaaacacaaaaacacccaACGAGAGCAAGAAGGttttagatctacatgtatgaataataaCTCATTGACGAGAGTAATATCATGCGCCTTTATCTTTTGTACGATGAAATTGGAGGCAAAAATCTTAAATGTTGACATAATTGTTAACTTAAAATCTAAATCGAACAATAAAAAAGGTACCCACTAGTACCGTTAGTAGTACCACGGAACGACCCAAGCGAGCGGcgcctttaacctccttggtaaaatgttgcaaactttatgacatagagtccattccgagtcaccgcgagggttttataataatatttgtaatcattttgaaaaatttcttataaaagaatatctgactgacaatagttctaaatttttctaaaagatcaaatacaaaaatatgaatttatttaaATTtcattagataatttagaaatattttgaaagtagctGCACAAAaaactctttatttgtaataatttctaaacatctatgtgattatttaacttttcgaaatattaacagaaaatggtagaaaatggttaacaatggtagaatggtgattgcccccataaaagtaggcgctagtctggcccttctgtctgcctttgtacatctttagacttcactgcaggacactgttgggtcctttgtggaaagcattcttccctaaacttcgcaaggatgtgtgaattactttcttcccagccctctgacctatttatagagatgttacaaataatggtagaaaatggtaagaaattgtaaataattgtaaataatggtagaatgctgctaccattatttagaaaccattgtaaatatcatattctacatcatgaatatttcttaagttgtagaaaacttaagaaatatttataaagttgaaatcacattcaaaatatttcaaaagtatcaaatctcttacacaaataataacaataacttgaaaatagttctaaattatgacaataacaaccctcgcggtgacttggaatggactctaggcAGCCGATGTAGCTCTAACATTTACCAGGACTTTTTCAAAAAGCGGATAGGAGGAAAGTGACGCCACTTTGTCGCGTTGACTATCCAGATAACACAGGCAGATTGATTtctggtagtctctaccagactaactacgccagggtttcacttgcaggctccgtcctaaacgggcgaaatgtgatattcactgtggactgactctactggctaattattccttttcctgccgaattctacgattcatacgcccgtaagagggcctggtggaggctagatttCTGGCATATGACACGGGTCGGAGTTTCCATTACAGTTTCAGAATATTGCAATTTCTGGGTGCAAGGTCTAGGGACATCATTGCATGCAAGTTTCGTTACAGTGTAGAGAAATCAAAAATAAATTGTTGTCAATGCTGTACGTGTGCGTTGACAAACAAGCATTAGGGCTATATGTAGTTTGTTATAGTTAAATTTTTAACTGACTGTAAAAGCAACAATTTCACTGTCTtaattgaatgaaaatgaacCATGTGGGTTACCTTGGATTTACACATTAGAGCACGAATTATCTGTTATAGGTGGTCCGCTGTGAGACACGCCCACGGTACTCTCTGGGAGTGAAAAATGTGTCGcctggctgttgctatggtaataGCCCCCGAAAGTCTCTACGGGATATAATGATGTAAACAAAATGCAGCCTGTAGTATGTTGACAACATGGGACCGCCGCGCGAGTTCATTGTTCTTATTTATAGGCGCATAAGGCGGTTAGATCAAAGGCACTTGTCGGCTCcttgcacacaaacaaaccaacaacgAACGAGAGCAAGACGGTTTTATAAATAACGCCTACTTGACGAAAGTAGTATTATACGCCTTTAGTTTTGTACGATAAAATTGGAGACAGAAAATCTAAAACGCTGACATAATTGTTAAAACGTAAATCGAACAATAAAAAAGGTACCcactatactactagtagtagtaccatGGAACGACCCAAGCGAGCGGCGCCTTTGTAAGATGTTGCAAGTGAACATAACATAAATATTATCTGAACTTTGTCAACTTTTTGCCGAACGTTACGTTAAAGTTTTGACCCCCGCAACATGTGTTTGCTATAATATATAGTATACAATTTTTCTAGTTGCATTgctttgattttgcattgaaagtgcgtggagccgTAGGAAATACATGCGACAACAGCTTGTAATCATTGTAAGTTCGCTAGCGTTCTCCGTAGagatgtttttacatttttcttagcggtaacgttaaccatgattttgcattgaaagtgtgtAGAGCCATTGGATAACACGTTAGAGCAGGCTGTAAGAATCGTTGGCCGTAGAGTGGCGTTCGCAtatagagatttttacatttttcctcggggtgacgttaaccctgatttcgcattgaaagtgcgtagaggcattgggatacacgttatagcagctatcgagcatggtggcggtagagcggcgtttccgaatagagatttttacacttttcttaggggtgacgttaaccctgattttgcattgaaagtgcgtagaggcattgggatacacgttatagcagctatcgagcatggtggcggtagagcggcgtttccgaatagagatgtttacacttttcttaggggtgacgttaaccctgattttgcattgaaagtgcgtagaggcattgggatacacgttatagcagctatcgagcatggtggcggtagagcggcgtttccgaatagagatttttacacttttcttaggggtgacgttatccctgattttgcattgaaagtgcgtagaggcattgggatacacgttatagcagctatcgagcatggtggcggtagagcggcgtttccgaatagagatttttacacttttcttaggggtgacgttaaccctgattttgcattgaaagtgcgtagaggcattgggatacacgttatagcaggccagctatcgagcatggtggcggtagagcggcgtttccgaatagagatttttacacttttcttaggggtgacgttaaccctgattttgcattgaaagtgcgtagaggcattgggatacacgttatagcagctatcgagcatggtggcggtagagcggcgtttccgaatagagatttttacacttttcttaggggtgacgttaaccccgattttgcattgaaagtgcgtagaggcattgggatacacgttatagcagctatcgagcatggtggcggtagagcggcgtttccgaatagagatttttacacttttcttaggagtgacgttaaccctgattttgcattgaaagtgcgtagaggcattgggatacacgttatagcagctatcgagcatggtggcggtagagcggcgtttccgaatagagatttttacacttttcttaggggtgacgttaaccctgattttgcattgaaagtgcgtagaggcattgggatacacgttatagcagctatcgagcatggtggcggtagagcggcgtttccgaatagagatttttacacttttcttaggggtgacgttaaccatgattttgcattgaaagtgcatagagccagccagctccatggaggtagaaAAACTTTGCCGCAAGGCTGCACTAATctgctccatggagctagctccatggagccagctccatggagctattagtgCAGCTACTATTGACATGGTCTTATTCCGTTAGACTGATCTAGTAGAGTTTTAACTACTGCCGTACTGGTGGAGTTTTGAATTTGTGGTTGAATTTTCGACCCAGGAATTTAGCTTTTATTTGGTCTATCAGCTATGGTTCATGCAGGTAACTTTTTCAATTTTGGTAATAACTTAGTTTGTCGGTTGTCTGGTTGTCAATTTTCTAATGTTACACGGCTTAAAATAGTTACGCATTTCCAAGGTGGCTGTCAATTGTAGAAAATTCTTTCAACAATATATTTTTTCAGGTTGTTCAACTTTTATGTACTGATGTTAATGAGCAGCATTTTCTGGAAGCTTTGTTATTGGAATAATGGTATATTTAATATGCAATGTCTTTATTTAGACTTTATAGGTAAGGATAGATAAAATCGGTTTAACAGCCTTTTTTTTCCTCAAAGCTTCTCATGAAGTTATCTCAACTATTGAACTGTGCCTTGATATATCTTTGGCATTAATTAATGTCTCCAAGCAAAAAAATTACTTCAAAACTGGCCAAGAAGACCATTCAGCTTTAGGGGACCAgtaaaatctggtctttgtggTCAGATGGTCACTTACATGTaagactgttttttttctctggcaCTTGTCTcaagtggaaaaaaaaagttgtaaaatgTAAGAGTCAGGAACAATCAGAAGTGGTGGTCACTTTTACAGGGTTgacttcatatatatatatggacattttctgttgagacattgaaagaaaaatattcaatAATAATATATATCTTTTTGTTGCTTTCTTTTCAGACATGCTCCAACAGTTTGGGGATGGGAATGCGGATTTCCTTCTCAACGCTGCGCTGGACCCGTTGGTGGGAGGGCAGGAGACGTCCAGTCTCCTGTCTCCCCCCATCTCACCCCCCAGGGACCAATTCAACTTCACCGCCAACATGAACCCTACCTTaccacagcaacaacaacaaccctcCCAACAGACTACCAACACCCCAGTACAGCACTACGGGACCACACAGAACGTCTCGCTACAGAATCTACTCAACACTCAGCGCAGCGGTAGCTTCAGTCCCAACAATGCCATGcaggtgcagcagcagctgtatCAGCAGCCGCAGGGCACGTCTCCGGTGCAGCAGGTGCAGAGACAACAGCAGCTGTCTCCAGCTAGCCAGGCACCATCTCCGCAGCCGATGCAGCAGGGACAGATTCACCAGGTGGGTTGAATTTTTAAGAATTATGATTTATTCAGAATCATgcagcatactgtaaattttgaaattttcaccaTGTTGCTTTTGTGGTGCCTTTTCCACTGCGAAATGGCTGAAACCTGTGACATTGAAGTAATTTGTAAAAGAAATAATTGTGTGTATATAAAATTATTGATTATGATAATAGAAAGGAAGCCTTATCTTACTGCATTAGTTTTAAAATGCACAGCCACTAGATTGTTATACTGCAATTCTTCGAATGTACTGTATATGCATCCAAGTTTGcgtggttgggagaaaatggagtgttagtgtttcaaacaatagtagcactatagTCTATAGTCACACAACGGAGCggcttttcacagtggtttgaagttcgcgtcaatgagttcaccgcaaaaaccgtgagcacaaaaccaccgcaaacatttctgcatttacagtatgtgtttccaatgtatcactACTATATTGCAGAATTGTTTCACCCGAATTCCGTGAAAAGAAACAGCACTATCTAAAGATATGTTCTTTGTTTCTTCTAGGTGGTGATCCAGCCTCAGGTAttgtcaatcatcaaaaccgACTCCTTGACATCTTGCACCGCCACGACAGCCTCGGTCTCTGCTCCGCTACAAACAGCCGTCGTCAACGGCAACACCATCCTCACGACCACCATTCCGATGCTCATCGACACCGAGAAGCTGCCAATCAATCGGCTCACGGTTGCAAAACCGGCGTCTCCCGTCCAGAAGGTGGAAAAGCGGTCGTCCCACAACGCCATCGAGAAGCGCTACCGTAGTAGCATTAACGACAAAATCATTGAACTGAAAAACCTGGTTGTCGGAGAAGAGGCCAAGGTTTGTTAAACTTGAATATTGTTCTCTGCGAGCTGACAAAATTTAAGGAAAAACTACTGTAaacctttaaatatttgttgtaGTTTAATTTTTGTAAACTTATTTTTGAGCCACAGTATTGTTTTGTGACCGATAACTTAGAACAATACAAAAACTTCCTTTCCACTAGTATTCCTACAACTTAATTAGATTATTGTAACATAAAATGAACTTGCAGTATTTTGCGACATTGTAGGGTTTAATATCTTGTTATTTTACCTCTTATTCTTAAAATAATGATTTGTGCTATTTATATTTCACAGATGAACAAAGCTGGAGTTCTGAGAAAAGCCATTGACCATATCCACCACCAAGAAAAGATCATCAACAAACTTAAACAGGAGAACCTCCAACTCAAGATGGCCCTTCAGAAGAGAGGTAGGCTTTTTtccttacatgtattttctttcttttcctcaCATTTCGTAGTTACAACATCAATTTAGTTTTTGGCAATTCTCTTTGAGTGAGCCTGATTGTAGCATGTATTGTGTGTAGTTCACAAGAATTCCAGGAATTGTATGTGCATCTTGTTGCCTGTCTGGACATGTTTTGATGCTGTCCTAGTTAGAAATTGCGATGATGTAAGCATCTTATTTCGTTGTTTTTCGTTCCAGCCTCTTTGTCGGAGTTGGTGGTTGGCGGACAGACTGAGACGAAGGTGGAGACGCTAGAGATGCTGACGCCTCCGTCGTCCGAAACTGGCTCCCCCCGGCGATACCTGTCAGAATGCAGCAGCGACTCCGAGCCCGGCAGCCCTGAGAGCGTGAAGGTATTGGTTCACTGTTTATCtcatgttgttgttattgtttgtgtatattttgttttcagaaaaaaatctaggTCTTTCAGCATTGCCATGCTAATTTCATTTGGTCTAAGTACATCCAAAGAAGGACTAAAACCTAGTTGCTTGTACATATGATAGCAAGGTATAATATCATCATAAGGTTATTGCTCAATTTCTCAATGCAATACTGTAGATCTGGAAATATTTGAAGTAATTTCATTTTTGTGACACCACTAAATATAATATGCGTTTTTGTGCAGCAGTATTGTTTTGACTGTGAACTCTAAAACGCTACCAAAACCACCTTTTCACTACTGTTGCAAAATTGAATCCAtgcaaaaataaatgtatttac
Protein-coding regions in this window:
- the LOC136437580 gene encoding sterol regulatory element-binding protein 1-like, translating into MAAEQQWTGADPGFPDLPPDFSGNSGFEDGLLDDIDDMLQQFGDGNADFLLNAALDPLVGGQETSSLLSPPISPPRDQFNFTANMNPTLPQQQQQPSQQTTNTPVQHYGTTQNVSLQNLLNTQRSGSFSPNNAMQVQQQLYQQPQGTSPVQQVQRQQQLSPASQAPSPQPMQQGQIHQVVIQPQVLSIIKTDSLTSCTATTASVSAPLQTAVVNGNTILTTTIPMLIDTEKLPINRLTVAKPASPVQKVEKRSSHNAIEKRYRSSINDKIIELKNLVVGEEAKMNKAGVLRKAIDHIHHQEKIINKLKQENLQLKMALQKREIAMM